The Crateriforma spongiae genome window below encodes:
- a CDS encoding sensor histidine kinase, with protein sequence MRLLIVDPRRSIREAWTSRLGSHELELHEAADESEVRDVLDCNLMAAVMVPFPFDWCSEPSEFLRSIHEVCHHTIALTDGSKQQNDAAFALGVSECLSSHCGNDDLNALIERIRYVSDLEDRVVQAQKMEAVGELAAGIAHEINTPIQYVGDNTRFVRDACEDLMDVLTKCSNIVGDEQPSRDVAAIKTVIHDAMIQADFEYLIDEVPAAIRQTLEGVERVANIVRAMKEFAHPGVSEMVPTDLSKCIENTAMVARNEWKYVANLETTFDSELPPIPCLPGELNQVLLNLIVNAAHAIADRQGDTASEKGRIGISTHRCGTAAEIRVADTGTGIDAANVEKIFKPFFTTKAAGKGTGQGLAIAHSVIVEKHGGTIDVESKLGTGTTFVIRLPLGSTTEQGNQPVEAMEKACVG encoded by the coding sequence ATGCGCCTATTGATTGTTGATCCGAGACGGAGTATCCGAGAAGCATGGACCAGTCGGCTGGGATCCCACGAACTGGAACTGCATGAAGCCGCCGATGAATCGGAGGTTCGTGATGTTTTGGATTGCAATCTTATGGCTGCGGTCATGGTCCCGTTCCCCTTCGACTGGTGCTCGGAGCCAAGCGAGTTTCTGCGATCCATTCACGAAGTATGCCATCACACCATCGCACTGACCGATGGAAGCAAGCAACAAAACGACGCAGCGTTCGCGTTGGGCGTATCGGAATGTCTATCCAGCCATTGCGGTAACGATGATTTGAACGCATTGATCGAACGTATTCGGTATGTGTCCGATTTGGAAGACCGCGTCGTTCAAGCACAGAAAATGGAGGCCGTGGGCGAATTGGCGGCGGGCATCGCGCACGAGATCAACACGCCCATTCAATATGTCGGCGACAACACACGATTCGTGCGTGACGCTTGTGAAGACCTGATGGATGTGCTGACCAAGTGCAGCAATATCGTCGGCGATGAACAGCCCAGTCGTGACGTCGCCGCAATCAAGACGGTCATTCACGACGCCATGATACAGGCCGACTTTGAATACCTGATCGATGAAGTGCCGGCGGCCATCCGACAAACACTGGAAGGGGTCGAACGCGTGGCCAACATCGTGCGCGCGATGAAAGAATTTGCACACCCTGGGGTATCGGAGATGGTTCCCACCGATCTTTCCAAGTGCATCGAAAACACCGCAATGGTGGCACGGAACGAGTGGAAGTATGTGGCAAACCTTGAGACTACGTTCGATTCCGAATTGCCCCCCATTCCCTGTTTGCCCGGCGAACTGAACCAAGTCCTATTGAATCTAATCGTCAATGCGGCCCACGCGATCGCTGATCGTCAAGGGGACACGGCATCCGAAAAGGGCCGTATTGGGATCAGCACTCACCGATGTGGGACTGCGGCGGAAATTCGTGTGGCTGACACGGGGACGGGAATCGATGCGGCAAACGTGGAAAAGATATTCAAGCCGTTCTTCACAACCAAAGCTGCCGGTAAGGGTACCGGCCAGGGCCTGGCGATCGCACACAGTGTGATCGTTGAAAAACACGGGGGGACGATTGATGTGGAAAGCAAGCTTGGGACAGGGACGACATTCGTCATTCGGCTGCCCTTGGGCAGCACAACGGAACAAGGCAACCAGCCAGTCGAAGCAATGGAAAAGGCGTGTGTAGGGTGA
- a CDS encoding HDOD domain-containing protein yields MTESMGPKRQVLFVDDEPNVLSGLRRMLRCQRNVWNMHFAGGGEAALDVMRKIPIDVIVSDMRMPGMDGAELLTQVADRYPNTIRLVLSGQSEQEKIFRVIGPAHQFLSKPCDADRLIHTIERAVNLRAQLQDTALQEIISKIAALPSLPEIYRDLVHELESDHASIDRVAEMIESDLAMSAKVLQLVNSSFFGLPSRVTAPKHAASLLGLNIMRPLALSASVFLQYESLDVDGFCLDHEIQHGLAVAVAARRVAECETDDPGLIDDTFVAGMLHDIGKLILAVHHTEAFTDAIRLANARQQPLWQAELEIFQTTHAAIGGHLLGLWGLPNPVVEAVAFHHQPRSAPGGRFCPLTAVHVANNLIGLDVSCCETLAKCSESSPPLEKDMDLEYLESLQLKLRAEHWCNQMLTEAMP; encoded by the coding sequence ATGACAGAATCAATGGGACCTAAGCGTCAGGTGTTGTTCGTCGATGACGAGCCGAACGTGCTTTCGGGGTTGCGGCGGATGCTGCGATGCCAACGAAACGTTTGGAATATGCACTTTGCCGGCGGTGGCGAAGCCGCGTTGGATGTCATGCGGAAAATACCGATCGACGTCATTGTTTCGGACATGCGTATGCCGGGTATGGATGGTGCCGAATTGTTGACTCAAGTCGCCGACCGATACCCGAATACGATCCGCTTGGTGCTAAGTGGCCAGTCGGAGCAAGAGAAGATCTTTCGTGTCATCGGCCCGGCCCATCAGTTTTTATCAAAACCGTGTGATGCGGACCGGCTGATTCACACGATTGAACGAGCCGTCAATCTGCGTGCCCAACTGCAAGACACAGCGTTGCAGGAAATCATTTCTAAGATCGCCGCGTTGCCAAGCTTGCCAGAGATCTATCGCGATCTGGTCCACGAATTGGAATCGGATCACGCATCAATCGATCGCGTGGCGGAGATGATTGAAAGCGACCTGGCCATGAGTGCCAAAGTGCTTCAGCTGGTCAATTCATCATTCTTTGGCTTGCCCAGTCGAGTCACTGCACCCAAGCATGCAGCATCTTTATTGGGGCTCAACATCATGCGACCGCTGGCTCTGTCGGCCAGTGTTTTTCTTCAGTACGAGTCGCTGGATGTGGATGGATTTTGCTTGGATCATGAAATCCAGCATGGTCTGGCGGTGGCGGTGGCCGCGCGGCGGGTCGCGGAATGCGAAACGGATGATCCTGGATTGATCGACGATACGTTTGTCGCCGGGATGCTGCACGATATCGGCAAATTGATCTTGGCGGTGCATCACACCGAAGCCTTTACCGACGCAATCCGTTTGGCCAATGCAAGACAACAACCACTTTGGCAGGCAGAGTTGGAGATTTTCCAAACGACCCATGCCGCCATTGGTGGGCATTTGCTTGGGCTCTGGGGGCTACCCAACCCGGTCGTCGAAGCAGTCGCGTTTCATCATCAGCCGCGATCGGCACCGGGTGGTCGATTTTGTCCGCTGACCGCGGTCCATGTCGCCAACAACTTGATTGGTCTGGATGTGTCGTGTTGTGAAACGCTGGCAAAGTGTTCTGAGTCGAGTCCGCCGCTGGAAAAGGACATGGATCTTGAATATCTGGAATCGCTGCAGCTAAAACTTCGCGCCGAACACTGGTGCAACCAAATGCTCACGGAGGCGATGCCGTGA
- a CDS encoding response regulator: MNKRVLLVDDDPNVLQGFKRNLRKHYELSLAVGPHEALATIRNEGPFAVVVSDMQMPEISGVELLARVRELHEQTVRVMLTGNADQKTAVDAVNEGCIFRFLGKPCPPEVLAKTLDSALEQYRLVTAEAELLSKTVSGSIRVLTQVLSLAMPEAFGLTQEARTLAREVGKQMNVQPLWELEMAAMLMRLGYVSLPAEIAKRYLRAEPLDGKLLALVDETPALGSELVASIPRLENVAALISRLNDPPSPQVPVASQILKIVGDFQRYRHDRSPLVALREMEGSPAYDPKILALVAEVVEATYRQVEVLVSQLTEGMVLEEHLLDHAGRILVAKGHEVHDSLIQKLKALCRSGNGVQEPILVRTLAPVPDRQPEAEAVGIG; encoded by the coding sequence GTGAACAAAAGAGTGCTGTTGGTCGACGATGACCCCAATGTCCTGCAAGGCTTTAAACGCAACCTTCGAAAGCATTATGAGCTTTCGCTGGCCGTCGGGCCGCATGAAGCCTTGGCGACCATTCGGAACGAAGGTCCCTTCGCCGTGGTGGTTTCGGACATGCAGATGCCGGAAATTAGCGGTGTCGAACTGCTCGCCCGCGTTCGCGAATTGCACGAGCAAACGGTTCGCGTGATGTTGACTGGCAATGCAGACCAAAAAACGGCCGTTGATGCGGTGAACGAAGGCTGCATCTTTCGATTCCTTGGCAAGCCCTGTCCGCCAGAAGTGTTGGCGAAAACGCTGGACTCGGCTCTGGAACAGTATCGTTTGGTGACGGCCGAAGCCGAACTGCTGAGCAAGACCGTCTCGGGCAGCATCCGAGTGCTGACTCAAGTGCTTTCGTTGGCGATGCCAGAAGCATTTGGACTGACCCAGGAAGCGCGAACGCTGGCACGCGAGGTCGGCAAGCAGATGAACGTCCAGCCGCTGTGGGAGCTGGAAATGGCCGCAATGCTGATGCGTCTGGGCTACGTTTCTCTGCCTGCGGAGATCGCAAAACGCTACCTGCGGGCGGAGCCACTGGATGGAAAACTGCTGGCACTGGTGGATGAAACCCCAGCACTGGGCAGCGAGTTGGTTGCGTCCATTCCAAGACTTGAAAACGTTGCCGCGCTCATTTCCCGATTGAACGATCCGCCATCACCGCAGGTGCCGGTGGCATCACAAATTTTGAAGATCGTCGGTGACTTTCAGCGGTATCGGCATGACCGATCGCCCTTGGTCGCGCTACGTGAAATGGAAGGCTCACCCGCCTACGACCCCAAAATCCTAGCGCTCGTAGCCGAAGTCGTCGAAGCCACCTATCGACAAGTCGAAGTCTTGGTTTCGCAGCTGACCGAAGGGATGGTTCTGGAGGAACACTTGCTGGACCACGCCGGCCGAATCTTGGTCGCCAAAGGACACGAGGTCCATGATTCACTGATTCAAAAGCTGAAGGCCCTCTGTCGATCGGGTAACGGTGTGCAAGAACCGATCTTGGTGCGAACCCTTGCTCCCGTTCCCGATCGCCAACCCGAAGCCGAAGCGGTGGGAATCGGTTGA
- a CDS encoding response regulator, protein MTNLLFVDDDMNLLRGLRRSLRDQPYFLHVANSADQAMKLFKHRVFDVAVVDQRLDHICGLELLAWIRQHHPKTIRLMLTGHANVHVAQDAINRGGVFRFLTKPIRDVELAMAIREGLESREAANENNDSQHSLTDHAVSP, encoded by the coding sequence ATGACCAACCTACTTTTCGTCGATGATGACATGAATCTATTGCGGGGGCTACGACGCAGTCTGCGGGACCAACCGTACTTCTTGCATGTCGCCAATTCGGCAGACCAAGCGATGAAGTTGTTCAAACATCGCGTTTTTGATGTTGCCGTGGTGGACCAGCGACTGGATCACATCTGCGGCTTAGAACTGCTGGCTTGGATTCGTCAGCATCATCCCAAGACGATTCGTTTGATGTTGACCGGGCATGCAAACGTGCACGTCGCCCAGGACGCAATCAATCGTGGCGGCGTCTTCCGGTTCCTGACCAAACCGATTCGTGATGTGGAGCTGGCCATGGCAATTCGCGAAGGCTTGGAATCACGCGAAGCGGCAAATGAAAACAATGATTCACAACACAGCTTGACCGACCACGCTGTGTCGCCCTGA
- a CDS encoding response regulator yields the protein MIRTLVVDDSKFMARAMKTSLEEMGFEVVGVGHDGFEGLDQFKQQRPDVTLLDVTMPNMDGVECLQKILEIDAEARVVMLSAIRDAAVIEQCMYAGAFEFLQKPIRPNSPADLSRLCSTLEKAVEKAC from the coding sequence ATGATTCGTACCCTTGTCGTTGACGATAGCAAGTTCATGGCGCGAGCTATGAAGACTTCGCTTGAAGAAATGGGCTTTGAAGTCGTCGGCGTCGGCCACGATGGATTCGAAGGCCTAGATCAGTTCAAACAACAACGACCCGACGTGACCCTATTGGATGTCACCATGCCGAACATGGATGGCGTCGAATGTCTACAGAAAATCTTGGAGATCGATGCCGAAGCCCGCGTCGTGATGCTCTCCGCAATCCGTGATGCTGCGGTGATTGAACAATGCATGTACGCGGGAGCGTTCGAGTTTCTGCAAAAGCCGATCCGCCCCAACAGTCCGGCGGATCTGTCACGCCTGTGCTCCACCCTGGAAAAAGCCGTCGAAAAGGCCTGCTGA